CAATACAAACACGAAATTGtctagatctaatcctatgaattaggatagatcaagaacaataatcaaaaccctaattctcccacgtgctaGGCACGAAATTCGAGACcaagaggagagagagagaggcgccGATTTaggcggctagggttagggttttggagTGTGTTGTCTTGTATgtggtgtgctagggtttccacatctcatcactatttataatggacttgttgggctaggttggggatccatggaatgacttaagtgttgggctcacccattagacaaattactaattaaatcaaatgacccatgatttaatatattatcaatggaatattattttgttccactaaagaataatattgcactcccacttaaatcaccaaattacaaataacttgggtccattttattttataatatttcccgcgtttaagattatcttgatccgtcaatttaattcttttgtctgctatgtgactagaattaaattaattctccaaagagtttttctagtttgaaactttatttattattcgtggaataaattccaactacgcagatttctgaataataaattcctctttcaaacacctcattggggatcacccttttagggatttaatcataccacactgggcacgcgaattctatgaaataatattccaataccttcatgttattcaattactaccacccaagatatcatgaacttgagttacgtacaaactctcacatattgataagtcaaagtggcgtttgattgaataaacaatattgatattaatatcatagactagaaaatactaaactttctgaaatatattctttcagtagatagcaataaagaatacatttcgaattagatcctttcagtgctttaccacaccggtgttactaatctcgtcttaggtaagagagaattatcacaaacaccgcaaccgtaccaataggtagccaaagcccatctaggttgtgaatacgtttttcttcttactagatctggccaagtcccctactggaaaactcatgaggagattcatcgaatttccctacttgaccttcttagtaaaaagccttagacttttttttatcatatttcaataataaaccattatattatattatttattttcataattaggtaaacaagtggacgtggtgtttttcgtatacatgcacaagctgactgtacaaaggcatgtacgctcgaagcatcttttagtatacaaaccccaacaaaaGACATCCTCATCCAGTTCTTTAACACTATCCATACCCAATTttctaagaaaataaaagtggtCAGAACAGATAATGCCCCAGAGTTTTCCATACCCTCTCTATATACTCAGTTTGGCACAATCCTACAACATTCATGTGTAGAAACTCCCCAACAAAATGCTAGGGTGGAGAGAAAGCATCAACACCTCTTAAATGTGGCTAGAAGTGTTCTCTTCCAATCTCATTTACCTATACATTTCAGGGGGGATTGCATTCTCACTGTTGTTTACCTTATAAATAGAACACCATCTTCTGTGATACCTCAAAATACCACTCCTTTCCATATCTTGTTCAATAAACAGTCTTCCTACCCACACTTAAAGGTCTTTTGATGCATGTGTTATGTCTTCACTCTTCATAGAGGCAGAGACAAATTTTCACCAAAAGCGTCAAAGTGCTCACCATACCTACAGACCTTTCTTCAGCCTCACTGAATAAAGCTCCACAAAATAATGCCACTCCTGATCTTCCTTCAtcctcacaaaataacactcaACCTTCACTGACCATTACCAGAACTGGGAGACAAATAATTCCACCCTCTCATTTGACTAATTACTTATGTAATTCAGTATCCTCAGCCACTCCCTATCCCATATCTTCATACTTCACTCTATCAAATCTTACACCAACATACCTTCAATATGTCATTCTGATGACTGCAGTATTTGAGCCAGCCACTTACTCTCAGGCTGCTCGAAACTCTGGATATTTTTAAACTGCGTGCACAATAAGGAATGTCAAGCTTCCTGggtccagagaatccactagatcacagggtctaggaactcacggaatGCTGAAAGATcttggtcgtcggacacacataATAtctcttcaaaaccctcaaccacgtatactaaaattagtatagggaagtagggatcgatcccacgaggacagATGTGAAAGTACGCATTTAAGAGATTTTGGGTGGtatggctgctgccacgcaactTGGGGTTGAGGAATTTATACTAGACTTGGTAATTGAAATTTGTTAcgctaacaactagatctaggcagaaacAGGAAACATGCATATAAACTGGAACAAGCGAGACAATttctagatctaagaaaactattTCCTAAactacctagacctgggaaaacAACTGcaagtggggaccattttctgaaaaaaggtagagtacGGTTAAAaggctgcaaaataactaactaaatgactaactaacagcgacatcatcttctccaaccttTGGCATGAAACAATCAGTAAAAACAGAGAGAGAACGTGAATTAAAACGAAGCAGACTGAATTataaaaacagtaaaaaaaatgaagaacagTTTAAAACTAGGCAGATCTACGATACTAGACGAAGCAACATGAAAACGAAAACAGAAAaccaaaatccatgcacaactcagttttccctgttcagatccacacttcggatgctaaatccactccggatccaagcatccgaacCAAAATACGATAAAAACCATCTCCATAACTACAGATTTGCTGAATCACCACAGATCAACAACTACAACCACAGATTAACAACATATTTCCCAGATCAAGTATATAAACATCGAAACAGCAGAAAATAACCATCAACCTTCGAAATAAAACTCCCCAgaacataaaatcaacataGATCAACTCACATCAACACTATCATGACATAAAATGTACTTCATAGAATAACGATAAGTAGCACGAGCAGTCGACTTCCAAAAcggtgaagttcgacggaaccaaaatgcaaaaaactgaaaagtaacgattgtatcttcgccctccgtgaggacggtgttgcaacagAATTTTTCCGAAGATGAAACCTCTAACTACCCCAGAATCCCcattttcccaagtgtgtgagtgtgtgtgtgagctgagagctaAATCATCTATATGtcgtgtgttgcatgctcctctttaTATAGGCATGGAAGTGGGTCCAGCAGGGACTCTTTTGTGTGAATAGTCTTCTTTGCGCTCAGCTTTGGACTTCCTTCGTCCGgccattttctttcttaattcTGCTTACTTTTCGTCTCTCTCCTCCGCTGGTCCACTGCCTTCAGTACTTCCTGGACCTAGCgaattccttcacacacctggcttaaaatttgtgttagacCCACTAAATGGTGACTTTTCatcacataaccgatgcatgaaattagctcCAATCCCAGAATGGCATTTGGATATTCAAGATGAACTAAATGCTTTGAAAAAGACTGAGACTTGGTATATTACAGCCTTACCACCTGGAAAGATCCCTATAGACTGCAAATAGGTTTTCAAAGTGAAGTTTCAAGCCGATGGATCAGTAGAAAGATATAAAGCAAGGCTTATTGCTAATAGATAGTCTCAACTAGAAGGTGTTGATTTTCTGGACACCTTTCTTCCTGTGGCAAAGTTGACTACAGTAAAGTTCATGCTTGCTCTTGCGGCTATTCATGATTGGCACTTATGTCACCTTGATATCAATAATGCTTTCTTGTATGGAGatttagaagaagaaatatacATGAATCTGCCACCTGGGCTATCCGTTGAAGGGATTGAGTCTGAGCCGGGGACTAAACTTGTTTGCAGACTCAAGAAATCTCTGTATGGTCTAAAGCAAGCCTCTAGACAATGGTACTTGAAATTATCACAAGTCTTGAGCGGTTTTGGCCTCCAACAATCGGTCTCGGaccattcatttttttgtaaGAAAAATGGTTCTGATTTTTTTGGCATCGTGTTGTATGTAGAAGATATCTTGTTAGCCACAAGTGATAAGAGGGAGATTGAGAACTTTAAGAAGTTCTTAGCTCagcatttcaaatttaaagaCTTAGGCATTCCAAAATATTTCCTTGGCCTAGAAATTGCTAGAAGCAAAAATGGTATTCTTGTGTCTCAAAGAATGTATGCTATGGATCTGTTAAGAGACACATGTTAAATAGGTTGTAAACCTTCTTCAGTCCCCATGGATCCTATCAAGCAGCTGGGACAAAAAGTTGGTGAAGTAATGGCAGAACCTTCAAAGTATAGGAGGTTGATTGGCAGACTCCTCTATTTGTGCATTACTAGACCAGACATTACTTTTGCGGTACATATGTTGAGTCAATATGTTTCTAAACCTTGTGAGGAACATTGGCTAGCAGCCGAAAGAGTACTCAGATACATCAAGGGCACTCCTGGACATGgtcttttttattctaaaaatgTAGAATCTGTTTTAAGCATCTTCTCTTATGCAGATTGGGCAGCTTGCCCTGATACTCGAAGATCCATGACTGGTTATTGCTTGCTATTAGGCTCTTCTTTGATATCTTGGAGAGCTAAGAAGCAACACACAATCTCCAGATCTTCGGCTGAAGCTGAGTATAGAGCCATGGCTCAAGCTAGTTGTGAAGTAGTATGGGCAGCAGCTCTCCTTGAAGATTTTGGGatacaaagaaagaaatttgTTCCCTTATATTGTGATAATCAAGCAGCTGTTCATATCTGCTCTAATCCGGTGTTTCATGAACGTACTAAACACATTGAAATTGATTGTCACACGGTGAGAGAAAAATACTTGGAAGGGATCATTAAGCCTTTGCACATTCGAAACACATTGCAGCTGGCTGATATATTTACCAAGCCTTTGGGAGAAATGGCTTTTCAAGGAGTCTTATCCAAGATGAACTTTAAAAGTTTATATAGTCCATCTTGAAGGGggatattgaaatataaatgcaaatgagaataaagtgaaaaatgaggcGTGATGAATAAGAAGGAAGACACTGAAGTGAGCTGGCAAGTTAGTTAGTAGTTATAGGCAGTTATAAGGGTTTTGATCGTGTGTGATCAAACCCATGCTCCCATGCACTCGAGCACATGCGTGCTACGTGTTGTATTTGGAGTATAAATAAGTCTCTTGCTTTCCTTTGTAATTCATTCTATTTGAATATATGAATGAGAGATATTTTTCTCCAGTTTTATCTCAACGTTGAGAGTTGTTATTTCTTCTATGTTcattttatatcttttataCTTAGATAATCTAGGAAGGGATTACAACTTCTTTGGGAGACTATGTTTGGTACTGAGGGAAAGGGCGAGAATGAAAGATGGTAAGTGGTGAAGTACGTTTTTGTAAAGGAGCAAGTGACAATGTTTCTTTGCGTAATTGcacactataaaaaaaaagagggtGGTCGACTCGGCTTTGATTTCAGGCAATCTGGATAAACAGTGACTCATTTACGTGCATGTTGTCTGGTTAGACTTACACGACAAGTCGACGACCCATAGTTAATGTCAATTGGATACACAACTCGGCAATGGTTTATCTTCGTATCTCGTAtgattcaaaataatattttaatctacaaattaaataaatatctgACTATTGCAAACTtcaatgtatttaattatatacttctACTAGTATCTGGAACACACATGGCTGGAGGCTAGAAAAGTAaagattaacaaaaaaaaataaaaacttgaatatatacatttaaacatgatCAAGTAATGCTCTTTCAACTTTGGTCTTGAACACCAAAATGTATAGCTTCTCCATAGAGAAGTAGAGAAAACATCCAGTTGAGTGTGTCACAAATGACCCAAAACTCGATCCAACAATGCAATGCCACGCAGGTCCATACACCTTATCGAATTCCTGTCacacattttgaaaaaaattaatactccgtACATGATTTGTcttcaaataattttgcaATATTCTATACATTATTGGGAACTAGTCATTTTCTTGGCCAGACAAGAGCTTAATGATCTCTCTTCGAGCCAATTCAAGCACCCTGAATTTTAGGATCTTGTAAGGCATAGGACCAACACTTGTCTTTCTActctaattcatttttatttggaagaaGTAATCATAGACCGATATTGTATGTATGTGATCACCAATTCACAatacaaaatatgcaaaaataaaataatatatagagAGGATCCTTAGGCTCCACTCATTATGAAAGAATATGAAGAATGTCGGCTTTGTaagaatgaataaatatttataattagttttaagaGTCATGAGATGGGCCGTCACAGCATGATTAATCAAGTGGAGAATATTTGACAAATATTGATCTGGTTAATTGTATATGCATGGTACATTTAATTAGGTGTATGTCGTAAGATATAACAAACGATCATGGTTGTGTCTATGTGATTAGACCTCCATCGTCGTCGTCTATAATATAACATGAATATGTTTGGATCTACTTGGAAGGTTTCGTACGCATATTGATGGgcatataaatacataaacgTAATTAATCAAAACCAGCTTTAAGACAAATTATATAGGCCTCGATCGTGGATGAATGATGAAGCCAAAACATGACTGTAATTAAGACAACCAAAATTAACCTTGATGCACGATCGATGTTTCGCCATTGTAAACATAAACAAATGAAGATggcattattaatttattatcttgCATGTTTATAGAGTTATGTACTAATAATTGCATAACATCCGCACCgtaaaaaaacaattagatATATGTAACTTAAATTGAGTCGTATATTCATTTTAGGAGGTTCATAaagctattttatttttggcaaaaagtgtACACATTTTCTCTTATTACTTTATCCGTTTTCATGCATTATTCTTTTGCCACTTAATGCAtaaaatatctttttcttAACCTCCGTGCCAAAAAGACTTGCATCttgtttgattgattaatAAAGAAATCTAAATATTGCTCACGGTGGACTCAACCTGAGACCTTTGGGATCAACATCAACCACTATCACTAGGCAAACACGCACATACAAGAAACGATTTAATTAACAAGTAGCATATAGTACTAGAATGAAAACTTGACCTTAATTTTTAAAGGGctaattagttattttcttctaattgtcttaattataatattcaaatttaaagaaCTATCCAATATATAAggagtaaataataataataataataataatattattattattatattaaaccTTAGCGCACCTAGAAAACTCTCAAACAAATCATCGTAAACAAACATTTCATTCCGTACAAATTCTTTGATATCAATCTCTagattatttttcaatcaaaatataatgcCACCAAGCTACTACAGTACTACTTTTAAACTTTATAAGCATATTCAATATTAATCATCATTTTGAAGGACAAAACTACACAAATATAACAAATGAACCGCAACAataaaaaacactaaaaatagaaaaaaaaaaaggagagaaataaaaaaaattacctttTTAATGGTAAAAGCCATATGCTTGGAGCTAAACTTGTCCAATGCATCAAAAGTAGTCCTAGCACATCGGAAGGCATGCAGCTGCATGAACCCCGGCATGTCACTCGCCAACACCTTCACCTGCAGCAGCGCCGCGGCGGCCCCCACGTCCCCTTCTGCCCCGGACACCGACCTCCTCTCCGACCTCCTCGGCTGCTCCCCCACCTTGTTTTTCTCCCTATAAGTCTTCGACCTCACCAACGACCCCCACACCGCGCCCTTGGCGGCCGCGGGCGCTCGTGGAGCTCCCGCGATCATGTCGTACACGTAGACGCCTTCTCTCCTTCGCCCATCGCTCGCCATGGAAAGGAAATGTTAGTTAAGCATAGAATGTATGCAtgagttaattaattgatggagaaatatcaaatatgtGAGGATTAGGTGTTGAATGGGATTAGGAGAAGCAAAGCATGTGGGACTAGCTGTAAGCATGGATTATAAAAACCAAGAGATTAAATGTGGGTGGAAGGGAAGATTTGATGCATTTTGTTGTTTactgaatttaattaattaattttgttaacaaTATTTGGTCTTTGGAAGACAGCCCCCCTTCACATGGGCCTTAGTGTATAGGGCCCCTCTCGAAATTTTCATTGTCTATATTCTTCCATTTTGGAATTGTTTACTAGTTGTTGCTCATTTGTCTAAAAATTATAACTCCATTGAAAATGCTTGAGAATGATGTTTATTCTCATGCTAATCTGCTCACTCTGCACTTAAATATTTGTGAGGTTATATGTTTTAATACCTTGCTAACGTCACCATGCACGGGCCAAATGATTTTTCTAACCagttacaattttttattaaaaaataagaactaatttattatgtgaactttaaagaatataaatgtatataataatatcatattacacaaataaaacattttcaactatttaaatctaaaattaagagaaataaaatagtaaatgcCGATTTGAACTCTTATAAATATCCAATGCAGACAAAGCAATCATATTTCAACAGAAAATATATAGTTCAATCTCTAGTTGGGGGAAACCAGAGCAAACCTGTCAGAATTAGCTGCAACATATACATCTTAAATTTAGTATCAGACTTGATTACATTTGTGGTCTTTCAATTCTCCAATGATAGAATGAGCTAATAGTTATAGTAATGATAATAGTACATTATCCCTCTACAACCAAACTCCTATGGTAACAAAACTTTCATGGCAGGAGAAAACTCCGTGCCTATGACTATGAGACCAACTCCAGTCAAGCGCAGACACGTTGTAAGATCATACAAAGGAGACCTGCGAGATCAGTTGCCTGCAACAAGAAGCAAATAGACAATATGCTTATGTGATGAATGGTATCTCTTAGTCAgttaaagaataaagtaatagagatgCGTTATTTAAAGGCTTACGAATGGAATTATATCATCTATATTCAATATAAGACAATCATTTTAATAGGACCCCAGACAATACACGAAACACCTTCATAAATTACCACGTTCAAACTAAATTTGGTGTGAAACTTACTGCTCCAA
The nucleotide sequence above comes from Salvia hispanica cultivar TCC Black 2014 chromosome 5, UniMelb_Shisp_WGS_1.0, whole genome shotgun sequence. Encoded proteins:
- the LOC125187788 gene encoding uncharacterized protein LOC125187788, with the translated sequence MASDGRRREGVYVYDMIAGAPRAPAAAKGAVWGSLVRSKTYREKNKVGEQPRRSERRSVSGAEGDVGAAAALLQVKVLASDMPGFMQLHAFRCARTTFDALDKFSSKHMAFTIKKEFDKVYGPAWHCIVGSSFGSFVTHSTGCFLYFSMEKLYILVFKTKVERALLDHV